The Cryptomeria japonica chromosome 9, Sugi_1.0, whole genome shotgun sequence DNA segment tatatatatatatatatatatatatatatatatatatatataaaggttacactttgaagactttgtgcttgatCGTGTCATCTTGGAAAAGGAAACAGTAACTCGAAGACTTCAAGATTCATATTATTATTTCACAAAAGCATTATCAAAGGTGAAGCTAAGAATCATTTTAAAATATCTGAGCTTTATTTTGATTTTCTTGGTTAACTCTTTGGGTTACAGAAGAAtttgtaaaaaggttgataggacaacAGTGAATTTAAGACTTTGAACTTAAGTACTCTTTCCAGTCCCGGAGAAGAAACATAGGACTTTGCGCATttatggacactttgcttctaTTCTTATCTATAatatttgttctttctttccaagttattttgtaacaaagaaattgtaagaattattgctGCTCTATGTTGTAAATTATTTCCTGAAAAAAGAGGAAAAGAATAGCATCTATCTTGAAAAGAGAGGATAGGATGATGTACTGCCCATGTTAGAATAGGAGTTAGAAATTTGTATCTTATTTTGCACGAATAGAGTAGTGAATCACAGGGGGAGCATCTCCTcaataattaggagagatttaattttgtgttgttgtggttgaaaccacaaaaTTGTAAACTCTTCTTGAGTTGACAAAAAATTCAACCAACAATGTACAAATGAAACATAATTTTATCAtgcattttcattgtttttgtcaattgTCAAACAAGCAATTACTAGTTTTTAGGATGCTATCTTTGGCACAATTTGAGTCTCCCTTATTTGTTGCCTTTATCTATATAAACCCTTTTACTTTAACATCAATAATTTCACCACTACAAAGTTATGGTCATATATCAGTAAGTTGGTTGTAGGATTACTCTATTTTTTTTGTAAGTTTTACCTCAACAATTTCATCCCTCGTTCCAAGTTGAATTCACTGTCAAGTGAGATTCAAGATTACCTTTTCAATATTCTCATTATAACTGAATTTCACAATAGATTTGTGAGGTGTCATTGCTATAAAACCCCCGTGGTTTAATATTATGTGTGTATGGAGTTTCTAGACATCACTgtacaatcaagatcaatattataATGTCCAAAACATAATAAGGAGAGCATAATAAACCACAAAAATCCTCTATCCATTATGCAAACATGTCTAATAGGGTAGTTTTAAGTTGATCCTAGGTGGAAcaataaacattttttatttgagcaATGTAAAAATAAACTAATATACTACATAATTAATGatgcaacaaaatcataaaattcttatttacaaaatCTTGTAGTTTTGTATACATGTCTACTAGGTAATTTCAACCACACTACCTGACCTCGTTGTAATCGAACCCTCTACACTTTGATTGATAGTAAGGAACTAGGATAATTTTGAACATACCTACTTTAGGGTGATAGATTTGTTCAAAGCTCTCTTCAATTTCCTTTGCTTGTAGTAATAAGAATGCTCCACCCCCAATAAAATGGAGTAGAAAGATAATATAGGTAGATAGAATGTGTTGTGGAGAAAAATGATGGATACAAATTTTCAAACTAAAATGGTTTGTTTGTGtctgaaaacaaaaaacaaaatagttTATTATAGGTATACTCATGAGTATATCTCTTAAGTCAACTCCCTACACACAAAAGTAGAGAATAAAGTCTTGTGGAtatgggttttccttaggtcaaacctcggtttaggaattaaccttgaattgaataatgtatatactgaagtaaatgctaggagatatacctcaaatttcCAGTCACTAATAGAAAAATTGATgttgcaatgctctttgaatgtaatcacaaatgttgaatgcaatGGCATGgtaaacacatgaacatgaaagacctaatcaaacacacatgcttgcatgaagattgatgtaacttttctccataatgTTTAAAGGATGAAATGTAGCCTTGAATCTTtaaaaatgctcaatgatgaatgcTCGACGAATGTATGAATGATAGGGCATATGTGTGTTGTCAAAATGAATCGATGGGATACCTTTATATAGGGCTctctaggtaaattactgattaggacgacctccaatggtcaagtgtagccacaAGAACCAATTTCCATCGAGGAGGGAGAGAGCTCACCCAGACCCAAATTAGGACTTGTttaagggggaccagggcgccccatgccttATTTCTCCAAGAATAGGACCAAAAACTCATAGATAGGGGGAGGGCAGCTCCAAGACGGGATCCACTCAGTGGTGTCAACATGTGAGAACAATGTTGGAGTAAAGAGGACCAAAACGGACCTAGGGGAATGGAGATAGGACActctaaagtaggagcacaaatatgaggcgTGAATTGTACCGATTACAATTTATGACGCCACAACATGTAATCTCACAAGTTAGTATTTTACATATCTTCAAAATTTTAAAGTTTGACATCTGCTTGCTATAATGATAATTTTTTAGATGATTTGTTTTTTTGAGCGAACCACTTAGATTGCAAAGATGAACAAACTTTTATGCTTCCACCCATTAATTAGttaaaaaatatatctttattgtccacatataatgctttccttggtGAAAAGGAGAAGTCTTAAAAATACATGTTGCTTTATTCACTCACACAATACATATCCTCTATTTTTCCCACTTTGTTGCAAAATAATTACCTGTGTATTCTTCGATTGATTTTGGAGTATAAAATGGGTAAAGGTAGTTTGGGAGCATAACAAAATGAATTATGTAAATGATATAAGAGAACAATTGACAAGGTCGAGGTTATACAATCACAATATATGTAGAGTTTTGTTGGATTGATagctaattttttttaaagttatttagaTATGTTACTTTGTTGTATTGTTAGAGAATGTCATTGTGTAATGCAAGGTATTTTAGTCACAACAATCTATTCCATGATTGGTTTATTGCCTAATTTTCTTTCTTAAATTGTTAAGAGATGTTACTAATTTTGTTATCATTGTCATTGAGACAATCAAAACTTCTGATCTTATAGATGTTTAAAAGGTccttaataaaaaaattgttataaAGTTCATCACCATTGATGAATTGGAATGTGAGAGTCCAATCATTATTCACACTAGACCCCAACTATCTACAACTAGAGTTCTATAGCTACACCATTCTACTTCTAAAAGGAAGAGGCCCCCTCAAGGAATACATTTAATATGCCCATTGATTCTCATTCACTTTGCACCCAATAAGCTCACATAGTATAAACACATTATTATGTTATGTAACCTTCTATTTTTGTATGCATTAGTGAAAAAGTTTTTAACCTTTTTCTCTTGTAATCAAGTGGTTCAAATCACTTGTTAAATGTACTATACAAGATAGTGTATATACGCTCCAAGCTCTCTACTATAATTTTGTACATTACACATTTGAAATGACAATTCAACTTCCTACTTATCAACGCACCCACTATAACTTAAATAATATAAATACACATAACAAACTTAACACGCTATAATACTATTACAAATATaaaatacatataaaaaataaaaccaatATTTAATTCCATAGTTAAACATTGATTGTAATCAATTGTATTTAAAAAAAGTATAAACTAAAATCAGAAGCTAAAACACTTTACCAATGGGAAAACAATAGAAAAACACAAGCTAAATTTATATATTAGAAGAATGGCTTTGCTTGAGGTTAATatcatcagatttccacaatccatgctttTCGTAATATCTGTTTTTATTATGGCATTCTCTAAACATCTTAATGATGGATtacaaagtgtgatccaaaacgttaaTGCTAAAAAAAGTTACACAATCAAATGCAAAAGATGACATTCTCTAAACATCTTGATAACAGATCACATAATATGCTAAAAAATGTTGATACTTTAAAAAGTTAAACAATAAAATTCAAAAACAACTATAACATATttgcttgattgcatatgaaagtatATTTTTCCTAGAAATAGGTCCTTAGACTCCCCTAACAAAAATAGGTGTCAAATTCTACCTTTGAGGGAACACCGACAATACCTTTAAAAAATCGACAGAAACGCATTCCCCTCCTCAATGGTGCAGGACAACCAATCAGCCGCCCGATTTTAAAATCCAATGGCTCATATTTCACATCTACATTTGCCACGGATCGCAGCGCTGGCATTACAGATCCGACGGTCAATTAGGGCTGCCCGTAGCAAAGCAACTTGCTATAAAAAGATAAAAGCTTCACTTAAACCAGACAGGGTATCTCAATTTGTTAAgatttgatttttcttcttcaGAGTTCAAAATGTCTGGTCGTGGAAAGGGCGGCAAGGGTTTGGGAAAGGGAGGCGCCAAGAGGCACAGGAAAGTCCTCCGCGATAACATCCAGGGTATCACCAAGCCTGCCATTAGGCGTTTGGCCAGGAGAGGGGGTGTAAAGCGCATCAGCGGCTTGATCTATGAAGAAACCAGAGGAGTTTTGAAGATCTTCTTGGAGAATGTCATAAGAGATGCTGTTACTTACACTGAACACGCACGGCGTAAGACTGTAACGGCCATGGATGTGGTCTATGCCCTCAAGAGGCAGGGCAGGACTCTTTACGGCTTCGGCGGTTAGATCTGCTTTGGGAGCTGAAGGTATTTTTGTATTGGTTCTCTTCTTAATTGGTGTTTTTGAACACCACTTTTTTTATGGAAGTGTCTGTTGGCTTCTTTAATGATCTTGCTAGAGATTTGGGACtctgatttaaatacaaaataaatgaGCTGTTGTATGTTGGCAATATGGTTTAGTTGGAAAATGGATTCTGTTTATGCAGGatgttaaaattaaatttttattttgtttggttTATTGAATGTTAGGATGGATTATACTTTACCACTGTAGGTTTTGGGTTGGGAATACTCAGTGAGAGTAGAGATATATGCCGGAAGTCATCTGGGTTCTAGTCGTTCTCATTTTTTAGGCTTTTACATTTTTAAAGATGATTGAGAGGGATTGGCGTTGGATCCTGAATGTGGCATTACATAACCAGAGTCCATTCTAACAAAATTAGTagcgaaaaagaaagaaaaatttgaacaaAAACTCTCTGTTCTTTTCCCAGACGCTATAATTTAAAACGAGTAAATAGGTTCGTTATGTTATTTAATTGCATCCTTGCACGTGGAAAATAAGTAAATAGATTCATTATTATTGCCCAGATGGGGTCAGCAATAGTTTTTACGATAGTAAGCCAGAATAAGAGCATGCGGGATTTATAACGGTTACGGAATAACCTTGATTATTTAGCTGTATTGCTATTGTTTTAGCAAGAGCAAAGCTAGGGAGAGGAAttgaatataatgatactgtagctAAAAATGGCAAGTTGTAGGTGCAGTCTAAAATTGTTTAAAATAATGGAGAGTGAATATAACTGTGGCGTTAATGAGCACCCAATGTAAGATTGTCAACATACTTGTAATGTACAGTTTGAGTTTGGCCTTTGGTCTAGTTGTAGAGAATTGGCAGAGAATTTGTGACTTTAGAAGAGAGCTCAGTCACAATTTCAAATTCTAATGTAAATCTTGTTTGAGGTATATGTATGTTACATGTAGTGCAGTTAAGGGTAAGTATGTATATAATTGGGTGTCAGGAGTAAGGGATGGTCTTATATTGTTCTAATTCATCTGTAAATTTGTAGATTTATATGCAGactataaaaaaatcaaaaatcatatATAAGTACATGATAGAAATTCCAATTAACAAGGCAACTAGCTTCTTATTGGCTGTGATTTTTTAATCTGTAATAATGCCCTCTCATCCCTTTTCATCACTTAGAACTCCATATTCGATGAATTCACCAAACAACCAAACAGGGGGACAACATTTGCAACTAATCACAATATTACAGTGGGATCACTAATTTTAGATTGTAGATTTATTTTGGGTTAAATATAAGTTTCTTCTatccattttcaaaatttttgctGCTACATATTATAGATTTAGGTATATCATAATCGATCTAGCATTCTTTGAATTACTGAAAAATGACCATGAAACTCAGCTTTATCGAGTATTAAAGCTTCCCCTTGTTGCAAAAATTCTTAGAAATCCATCCCTATAAAAATTCATAAAATTTCTCAATGAGGTATGCTGTTTATGAAGTCTTTTGTGAACAGGTCCAATTAGGCTATTTAGTTGTTTATCATTTGtattcatttctttatttatttttcttctttgcagCTTCGTCGTAGCCTCTTCTTATTACTATAAAtaacttaagaaaaaaaaaatagtagttttatTTTTTGCACAATAAATTCCATCCAATAGGCCTGAAAGGTTTGGAAGAATCTCTTTTACGAACACAGGCTGCATATTTTCCCGTTTTAGCCAGACTTCAGGCCTTCCAAATAGAACCATATCGTCAAAGTTAAGTTTATAGGGACTAAATATGGATTTCAGTTATACAAGCATGACAATATGATAAGATGGTTTTCCAGTAAACTAATATTACAAGTTAAATTTGCTcttaaaatcaaatattaaatCATGAAAGTTCCGAAACTTGGTGTGACTAAAGATATGCCCTAAAATCTCTAAACTCTACGAAGAGCTACGTAGACCTTGTTGCAATGAAGGCATAGTTTAATGGGTCAAGTTTCGATTAACAACTTTTGTACACCGATAGGTTACTGTGTCCTTTTCCAATGCAGAGGTAAAGTTTGGAAGCTGGGAAACAAAAGTAACATGAATTGCTGCAAATCATCCCTGCATATCTTATTTGAATCAAAGTAGACAGGTAATCCAGAGTTTGATTTCTGAGCTAGATTGCTCTGTGAGAAAGTCACGACTCACCTTGAGGGCTATTCCATTGCTCCAATATACTCTGGGCTGAGTAATAGATCGCTGGTTCACACATGGCGAGGGCATTTGAAATATCCTTTGAcaagcaaaaacaaacaaaaactctACGTTAGAAGCagcaaatatatttttattgattttcagATTTCTGGAAATAAATTGGAAATGAAATAAACAGAACCATTAAGAAATTTACTGTCTGAAGACCTGTTCTACTTTATTACATATTCTCCAAAGCACTCACAAAACTTAGTGTCTATGGATAGCTGTTTGTATCCCTGAAATCTTCATGAAACTTTGAGAACTTGATGACTTCTAGAAGTCTGGAATGAGTTGTGGATTTCCTAAATCCTGAACGAGTTGTGGACTTCCTAAATCCTGAACTTAATGTTTGATTAAACTACTGCGATCCTCAATGGATGCTGGATGTTGGATGCTGATCCCACGTGGTTACACTAACATGCAGACCTTGACGTGGTTACACTAACATGCAGACCTTGGGTGGCTGTCCAAGCTGGTTATCATGGGGTTTTCATCCCAGGGCAGGCAAAGAGAAATAATAaaaatcagaatcatcaataatatcCCTGCTTTAACTCTTCTCCAACCATGTAGTTACACTAACATGCAGACCTTGGGTGGCTGTTCAAGCTGGTTATCAAGGGGTTTTCATCCCAGGGCAGGCAAAGAGAAATAATAAgaattagaatcatcaataatatcCCCGCCTTAACTATTCTCCAACCTTAAGAAGACAATCAAACCTAAAATGCATGCCCACCCTAATTCCTAATTCATATAAATCAGGTGACTTTCTTAATTAATTCCAGTGATAATACTTTTCCCTTAAAAGTATTCATAATTATGTAGTTAGCGCCCCCTCCATAAAGAATAAGGAATCTAAAGAAGACAATCAAACCTAAAATCCATGCCCACCCTAATTCCTAATTCATATAAATCAGGTGACTTTCTAATTCCTAATTCATATAAATCAGGTGACtttcttaattcctaattcatATAAATCAGGTGACTTTCTTAATTAATTCCAGTGATAATACTTTTCCCTTAAAAGTATTCATCAATTATGTAGTTAGCGCCCCCTCCATAAAGAATAAGGAATCTAAAGAAAATTTTTGGATAATGAATTGCAATGGCCCCATCTCATGACTGAAAATCAGGGGTCACTTAAGTGAACATAGACCTCACCAACTTATTTAAACAACCTCCTCTTTATTCACTAAAATTGACTAAGAGTTGGAGGAAAACTTACACTTAGCGAGTTGTTTATTGAGCTACAGCGGCGCTAGAGAGGGGACAGCATTGAAGAAACCTTTGAATCACTTCAAATATAGTTTTGCATTTGAAGTCTTGCATTTTAAGGTGGGCTGCACGTGGGGaggacattgaagaaaccttttgAATCACTTAAAATCACTTAAAATATGTTTTTGCATTTGAAGACTTGCCCAAAAGGTTTATTTTAAAGTGGTCTACACAGCGGAGGGCATCGAAGAAATTTTTGAATCACATAAAATATCATGTCCAAAAGGTTTTATTTTAAGGTGCATCATTATATTGGAAACACAGTTTACTAATACATTGAAATATTTAGGAAGTTTCTTTTATTAAAAATAGCtgaaaatgattttctttttgaaaaaaattgaactCAGCattatttaggtgtctacaatacctaaATTAAATGTTTTCAAACAACAATAAGAAATGATGTCTGTGTAATTAAGTGTAATTAATTATGACACTGTTTAGAATGATTGATAATTTCTACGAaataaatatgacaaaaaatagcTAGTTTCATATTCGACAGCTGAAAACACATGAATTTATTTGTTTTTCGAGTTTATTGTGTAGGAATATCTTGAAATATAGAAAAGATAAATACTCAAGGGAATCTATATAGATCTAAAAGTACACTTCTTGCTTTAAGCCTCTTTATTAAAGGCCACTATAGATCTATGAGTAGACCAAAGATTGGAGAATTTGCACGCTAGACCTCAACGCTTGTAGAAGTCTTTGTTTTTCAATAC contains these protein-coding regions:
- the LOC131054158 gene encoding histone H4 — its product is MSGRGKGGKGLGKGGAKRHRKVLRDNIQGITKPAIRRLARRGGVKRISGLIYEETRGVLKIFLENVIRDAVTYTEHARRKTVTAMDVVYALKRQGRTLYGFGG